The following are encoded together in the Janthinobacterium sp. Marseille genome:
- the fdhF gene encoding formate dehydrogenase subunit alpha, translating into MNAITRSELAQLEVPTVTFELNGREVTGRATDTILTVAKREGIEIPHLCFKEGMDTAGNCRACVVEINGERVLAPSCCRNPTNGMKVNTESERAVKSQKLVLELLQSDMPEADYTRHNEVDEWAAKMGVGKPRFEARAKVAYDYSHPAIAVNLDACIQCTRCVRACRDEQENDVIGLAFRGDHAKIVFDMDDPMGASTCVACGECVQACPTGALMPARDVALNVPDKQVDSVCPYCGVGCQLTYNIKDNKILYVEGRDGPANRERLCVKGRYGFDYANHPHRLTKPLIRRADAPKSGDFIMDPDRVMEVFREATWEEALEVAGGNFAKIRDTHGKKSLAGFGSAKGSNEEAYLFQKLVRTGFGSNNVDHCTRLCHASSVVALLEGIGSGAVSNPVMDVTKAEVVIIIGANPTVNHPVAATWIKNAVSNGTKLIVCDPRRTEMSRIAHRFMQFKADTDVAMLNAMMNVIVTEGLVDKEFIESRTIGYEELRKNVEGYTPELMAPICGIDAETLRYVARLYATSKGSMILWGMGVSQHIHGTDNARCLIALALMTGQIGRPGTGLHPLRGQNNVQGASDAGLIPMVYPDYQSVSDPKIRANFAKAWNMSVDLLDPEPGLTVVEIMHAITDGKIRGLYVQGENPAMSDPDANHAREALAALDHLVVQDIFLTETAYLADVILPASAFPEKTGTFTNTDRTVQMGRQALNPPGEAKQDLWIIQQMANRLGLDWQYKHVSEVFDEMRHTMPSIAGITWDRLEREDSVTYPCEKEGDPGEPVVFVDSFPRESGRARFVPADIIPAAERPDPEYPMVLITGRQLEHWHTGSMTRRATVLDSIEPDPIALIHPLDLANMGGKPGDIITLQSRRGEVSLYARADDGSPRGAVFVPFCYYEAAINRLTNAALDPFGKIPEFKYCAIRITLGGDAPVQTSYGGGQALENLTNSLAVN; encoded by the coding sequence ATGAACGCAATTACCCGAAGCGAATTGGCACAACTCGAAGTGCCTACAGTTACGTTTGAGTTGAATGGTCGTGAAGTAACCGGCCGTGCAACCGATACGATCTTGACCGTCGCCAAGCGCGAAGGCATTGAAATCCCGCACCTTTGCTTTAAAGAAGGTATGGACACAGCAGGTAACTGCCGCGCATGCGTCGTTGAAATCAATGGCGAACGCGTACTGGCACCTTCCTGCTGCCGTAACCCGACCAACGGTATGAAAGTAAATACCGAAAGCGAACGTGCAGTGAAATCGCAAAAACTGGTATTGGAACTGTTGCAGTCTGATATGCCGGAAGCCGACTATACGCGCCACAATGAAGTGGACGAATGGGCAGCGAAAATGGGCGTCGGCAAACCACGTTTCGAAGCACGTGCAAAAGTCGCTTATGATTACTCGCATCCTGCGATTGCCGTCAACCTCGACGCATGTATCCAATGTACCCGTTGCGTACGTGCTTGCCGTGACGAACAGGAAAACGACGTTATCGGTCTGGCCTTCCGTGGCGACCATGCGAAGATCGTATTCGATATGGATGACCCGATGGGCGCGTCCACTTGCGTCGCTTGCGGCGAATGCGTACAGGCATGCCCGACCGGTGCACTGATGCCGGCACGTGACGTGGCCCTGAATGTTCCTGATAAACAAGTTGATTCCGTCTGCCCGTATTGCGGCGTCGGTTGCCAACTGACCTATAACATCAAAGATAACAAGATTCTCTACGTAGAAGGCCGCGATGGTCCTGCTAACCGTGAGCGTCTGTGCGTCAAAGGTCGTTACGGTTTCGATTATGCAAACCATCCACACCGCCTGACCAAACCGCTGATTCGTCGTGCTGATGCGCCTAAGAGCGGCGACTTCATCATGGATCCTGATCGCGTGATGGAAGTATTCCGTGAAGCAACCTGGGAAGAAGCGTTGGAAGTCGCCGGTGGCAACTTCGCAAAAATCCGCGATACCCACGGCAAGAAATCGCTGGCTGGTTTCGGCTCGGCAAAAGGTAGTAACGAAGAAGCTTACCTGTTCCAGAAATTGGTACGTACCGGCTTCGGCAGCAACAACGTCGATCACTGCACACGCTTGTGCCATGCATCTTCGGTTGTCGCCTTGCTCGAAGGTATCGGTTCGGGTGCGGTATCGAATCCTGTGATGGACGTGACCAAGGCAGAAGTGGTCATCATCATTGGCGCGAACCCGACTGTGAACCATCCGGTCGCTGCTACCTGGATCAAGAATGCAGTCAGCAACGGCACCAAGCTGATCGTCTGCGATCCACGTCGTACCGAGATGTCACGTATTGCGCATCGCTTCATGCAATTCAAGGCGGATACCGACGTCGCCATGCTGAACGCGATGATGAACGTCATCGTGACTGAAGGCCTGGTCGATAAAGAATTTATCGAAAGCCGTACCATTGGTTACGAAGAGCTGCGCAAAAACGTTGAAGGCTACACACCTGAATTGATGGCGCCTATCTGCGGTATCGATGCAGAAACGCTGCGTTATGTTGCACGTCTGTACGCAACATCGAAAGGTTCGATGATCTTGTGGGGCATGGGCGTATCGCAACATATCCACGGTACTGACAATGCACGCTGCCTGATCGCTCTGGCACTGATGACCGGTCAAATCGGTCGTCCAGGTACAGGCTTGCACCCATTGCGCGGTCAAAACAACGTACAAGGTGCATCGGACGCTGGTCTGATCCCGATGGTGTATCCAGATTACCAAAGCGTCAGCGATCCTAAGATCCGTGCGAACTTTGCTAAAGCATGGAATATGTCGGTAGATTTGCTGGATCCGGAACCAGGTCTGACCGTGGTTGAGATCATGCATGCAATTACCGACGGTAAAATCCGCGGTCTGTATGTACAAGGTGAAAACCCTGCGATGTCGGATCCGGATGCAAACCATGCGCGTGAAGCATTGGCTGCACTGGATCACCTGGTCGTACAGGATATCTTCTTGACCGAAACCGCTTATCTGGCTGATGTGATCTTGCCAGCAAGCGCATTCCCGGAAAAAACCGGTACCTTCACGAACACCGATCGTACCGTGCAAATGGGTCGTCAAGCATTGAACCCACCGGGTGAAGCCAAGCAGGATCTGTGGATCATCCAGCAAATGGCAAATCGCCTTGGCCTGGATTGGCAGTACAAGCATGTGTCGGAAGTATTCGATGAAATGCGCCACACCATGCCTAGCATTGCCGGTATCACATGGGATCGTCTGGAGCGTGAAGACTCCGTGACCTATCCATGCGAAAAAGAAGGCGATCCAGGTGAGCCGGTTGTGTTCGTGGACAGCTTCCCGCGTGAATCCGGTCGTGCACGTTTCGTCCCTGCAGATATCATTCCTGCGGCTGAACGTCCTGATCCAGAGTATCCAATGGTCCTGATTACAGGTCGCCAACTGGAACACTGGCATACCGGTAGTATGACCCGTCGTGCCACCGTGCTGGATTCGATCGAACCTGATCCAATCGCGCTGATCCATCCATTGGATCTGGCAAACATGGGCGGCAAACCAGGCGACATCATCACCCTGCAATCGCGTCGCGGTGAAGTTTCCCTGTATGCACGTGCGGATGATGGTTCGCCACGTGGCGCGGTATTCGTACCGTTCTGCTACTACGAAGCGGCGATTAACCGTTTGACGAATGCTGCGCTGGATCCATTCGGCAAGATTCCAGAGTTCAAATACTGCGCAATCCGTATTACTCTGGGCGGCGATGCACCGGTACAAACCAGCTACGGTGGTGGTCAAGCTCTGGAGAATCTGACGAATAGCCTGGCAGTCAACTAA
- a CDS encoding DMT family transporter, whose protein sequence is MSIFVLSLVLFAALLHASWNALLKSSADPLGALAVMTIGSGLAALPLILYLPLPLPESWPYIALSAVLHTAYNLFLIRAYRIGDFSQSYPIARGSSPLLVTLGAALLVGEQMSWMTLLGVILISVGIISLAHIKNRLHLAGPIAAFTTGAFIAAYTITDGLGARVAGSALSYCGWLFVLDSVPLLLIYLRLHKRLPMAFGSKETWVALGGGLMSLLAYGIVIWAVTLAPMGTVSALRETSVLFAALIGWLFLGEKLSMRRILSCLLITVGAIILGLHL, encoded by the coding sequence ATGAGCATATTTGTACTGAGCCTGGTGCTGTTCGCCGCGTTGCTGCACGCGTCCTGGAACGCATTATTGAAGAGCAGCGCCGATCCACTGGGTGCGCTGGCGGTCATGACCATAGGCTCCGGGCTCGCAGCCCTGCCCCTGATACTGTATCTGCCGCTCCCCTTGCCGGAAAGCTGGCCCTACATCGCCTTGTCCGCCGTACTGCATACCGCTTACAACCTGTTCCTGATACGCGCCTACCGTATCGGCGACTTCAGTCAGTCCTACCCTATCGCACGCGGCTCATCGCCATTGCTGGTCACGCTCGGTGCTGCACTGCTGGTCGGCGAGCAGATGAGCTGGATGACGCTGCTTGGTGTAATCCTGATTTCAGTCGGCATCATCAGCCTGGCGCACATCAAGAACCGGCTCCATCTTGCCGGGCCTATCGCTGCGTTTACGACTGGCGCTTTCATCGCCGCGTACACCATTACAGACGGCTTGGGTGCACGTGTGGCAGGTAGTGCCTTATCGTATTGTGGCTGGCTTTTCGTACTCGATAGCGTACCGCTGCTCCTGATCTACCTCCGCCTCCACAAACGCCTGCCCATGGCATTTGGCAGCAAGGAAACCTGGGTAGCATTGGGCGGTGGCCTCATGTCCCTGCTGGCCTACGGCATTGTGATCTGGGCCGTTACACTGGCGCCCATGGGAACGGTCTCTGCGCTGCGCGAAACCTCGGTATTGTTTGCCGCACTGATAGGCTGGCTCTTCCTCGGCGAGAAATTAAGCATGCGTCGGATATTGTCCTGCCTGCTCATTACCGTCGGCGCCATCATATTGGGCTTGCACCTGTAA
- a CDS encoding formate dehydrogenase accessory sulfurtransferase FdhD, with the protein MSVRPVLSNAVRKLTHEVEVMDERGRASTIAIPAEQPLTIYVDKRELVTLMTLGGAPEALTLGYLRNQRFIKNIEDILSVQVDWDVDAAAVVTRNGIDNIEERTARHTVTTGSGEGTVFGGLMDEIDSITLPTDARLMQSTLYKIIETIRVHRSVYKQAGSVHSCALFSANGELIHFVEDVGRHNAVDAIAGKMWFDDVSGADKIFYTTGRLTSEMVMKGAQMGIPFLLSRSGATQMGHMVAERLNMSLLARCSGKHFLLLSGADRIIFDDLAVVENA; encoded by the coding sequence ATGAGTGTTCGCCCAGTTTTGTCCAATGCCGTTCGCAAGCTGACCCATGAAGTGGAAGTCATGGATGAGCGTGGTCGCGCGTCGACTATTGCGATACCGGCTGAGCAACCGCTTACTATTTATGTAGATAAGCGCGAGCTGGTGACATTGATGACTCTGGGGGGAGCGCCGGAAGCACTGACACTGGGCTATCTGCGCAATCAGCGCTTTATCAAGAATATTGAAGATATCCTTTCGGTGCAGGTCGATTGGGATGTCGATGCGGCGGCGGTCGTTACGCGCAATGGCATAGACAATATCGAAGAGCGTACCGCCAGACACACGGTCACGACAGGAAGCGGTGAGGGCACCGTATTCGGTGGCTTGATGGATGAAATTGATTCGATCACGCTGCCGACCGATGCGCGCCTGATGCAATCCACCCTGTACAAAATCATTGAGACGATACGTGTGCATCGCTCGGTGTATAAACAAGCCGGCTCGGTACACAGCTGTGCATTGTTTTCCGCGAATGGCGAATTAATCCATTTTGTTGAAGACGTCGGACGTCACAATGCAGTCGATGCCATCGCCGGGAAGATGTGGTTCGATGATGTGTCAGGTGCTGACAAAATTTTCTATACCACCGGTCGCCTGACTTCAGAGATGGTGATGAAGGGCGCGCAAATGGGGATTCCCTTTTTGCTGTCACGCTCGGGTGCAACCCAGATGGGGCATATGGTCGCAGAGCGCCTGAATATGTCTTTGCTCGCACGCTGCAGCGGCAAGCATTTCCTGCTGCTGAGTGGTGCGGACAGAATCATTTTTGATGATCTGGCCGTGGTAGAAAACGCCTGA
- a CDS encoding D-amino acid dehydrogenase — translation MKVIVLGSGIIGTASAWFLNKAGHEVTVVERQPGAAQETSFANGCQISVSHATPWANKGAPLTILKALGKEDAPLLYRFRAEWLQWKWGMNFLRECTPQRTVHNIHQIVAIAEYSRQTLQAVRQEVDIDYDCLTRGILHFYTQQKDFDESLASASVMRELGCPREPLTVEQAVQLEPALAHIRKQIVGADFTETDESGDIYKFTTGLARKAQERGVHFEFNTTVTRLITEGTGAAARVTGVEVINPEGRHMSLHADAFVMAMGSFSVPMLKPLGINLMIYPGKGYSATYPIVNPDLAPAVSLIDDGYKLVLSRLGDKLRVAGTCEFNGYSRELNATRCEAITRRTRELFPDACDYSNPAYWAGLRPLTPSNVPYIGKTKFSNLYLNTGHGSLGWTMGCGSGRAIADIISGVQPEVNFAFTGMAARKPHAHAVAVTEQDQQAA, via the coding sequence ATGAAAGTCATCGTTTTGGGTTCGGGCATCATAGGGACGGCCTCTGCCTGGTTTTTGAATAAAGCCGGACACGAAGTCACCGTCGTCGAACGCCAGCCCGGCGCTGCACAGGAAACCAGCTTTGCCAACGGCTGCCAGATCTCGGTCTCGCATGCCACCCCTTGGGCAAACAAAGGGGCGCCGCTGACCATACTCAAAGCGCTAGGCAAGGAAGACGCACCGCTGTTGTATCGCTTTCGTGCCGAATGGCTGCAATGGAAATGGGGCATGAATTTCCTGCGTGAATGCACACCGCAACGCACAGTGCATAACATCCACCAGATTGTTGCAATTGCCGAGTACAGCCGCCAGACGCTGCAAGCCGTAAGGCAAGAAGTCGATATTGACTACGATTGCCTGACACGCGGCATCCTGCACTTCTACACCCAGCAAAAAGACTTCGATGAATCACTGGCATCGGCCAGCGTGATGCGCGAACTTGGTTGCCCGCGCGAACCGCTGACGGTGGAACAGGCAGTGCAACTGGAACCGGCATTGGCACATATCCGCAAGCAGATCGTCGGTGCCGACTTTACCGAAACCGATGAATCCGGCGATATCTATAAATTCACCACCGGCCTGGCACGCAAGGCGCAGGAGCGCGGCGTCCACTTCGAATTCAACACGACGGTGACACGCCTGATTACCGAAGGCACAGGTGCTGCAGCGCGCGTAACCGGTGTTGAGGTTATCAATCCGGAAGGACGTCACATGAGCTTGCATGCAGATGCATTCGTGATGGCGATGGGAAGTTTTTCGGTACCCATGCTAAAGCCTTTGGGTATCAATCTGATGATCTATCCGGGCAAAGGATACTCCGCTACCTACCCGATTGTGAATCCGGATCTTGCACCCGCGGTGTCACTGATAGATGATGGCTACAAACTGGTGCTATCGCGCCTCGGCGACAAACTGCGCGTGGCAGGCACCTGTGAATTCAACGGTTACTCACGTGAATTGAATGCGACCCGTTGTGAGGCAATTACACGCAGGACACGCGAATTGTTTCCGGATGCCTGTGATTACTCAAACCCGGCTTACTGGGCCGGCTTGCGGCCGTTAACGCCGTCGAATGTGCCGTATATAGGCAAGACAAAATTCAGCAACCTGTATTTGAACACTGGCCATGGCTCACTTGGCTGGACCATGGGTTGCGGCTCTGGAAGGGCCATCGCCGATATTATTTCCGGCGTCCAGCCTGAAGTGAATTTTGCGTTTACCGGGATGGCAGCACGCAAGCCGCATGCTCATGCGGTAGCGGTGACAGAACAAGATCAGCAAGCGGCCTAG